In Luteitalea sp. TBR-22, one genomic interval encodes:
- a CDS encoding TolC family protein, translating into MRSVMYLAAALVAVAAGLAPVPALAQDRSAPVSDARVAELLRMVGTGQPGAASPAAPDELKLTIEEAVAIALEKNLDIAVERLNPTAFDFSLKALRANFNPTATSLVGFNSTYQLPTSQLVGGARVKNDQFTWNFGLQQSLPWWGGSYQVTFNNRRNDNNNAFVTFNPQYNTLLSAQVVQPLIRGRSTDATRTQIRITQINRELSDVQVRTTVTNTLAQVRNAYWDLVFAREVVDVAQRSLALAEKLVEDNKVRVEVGTLAPIDVVQAEAEAASRRQTLASLQAQLETAELTLKRLIVSGTSDPLWTSRLNPVDRPTLTEQPVSIEEALKNALSSRTDLTERRRNLEITDANLALLKNQRLMSANLVANYGGQGIGGTRIIRQGTGGPIIETIPGGYVDALDLMWQREYPTWTAQVQISYPIGPNPQAAQYERARIGLEQSLTQIRSLELQIAAEVTNARLQVDANLKRVEAARVARELSQKRLEAEQSKFDVGLSTNYFVVQAQRDLLTAENALLRAALDYQKSLVDFERSQLTSGRTGVTVITTAGAGNATGTGGNTTTNTGTNTGGAGGNTGIPGSGGQ; encoded by the coding sequence GTGAGATCAGTGATGTACCTGGCTGCGGCGCTGGTCGCCGTGGCCGCCGGCCTGGCGCCGGTCCCGGCGCTGGCGCAGGACCGCTCGGCCCCGGTGTCGGATGCCCGCGTGGCCGAGTTGCTGCGGATGGTCGGCACCGGCCAACCGGGCGCCGCGAGCCCCGCCGCGCCCGACGAGCTGAAGCTCACGATCGAGGAGGCGGTGGCGATTGCCCTCGAGAAGAACCTCGACATCGCGGTCGAGCGCCTCAACCCGACCGCCTTCGACTTCAGCCTGAAGGCCCTCCGGGCCAACTTCAACCCGACGGCGACCTCGCTGGTCGGCTTCAACAGCACCTACCAGCTGCCGACCAGCCAGCTGGTGGGCGGCGCGCGGGTCAAGAACGACCAGTTCACCTGGAACTTCGGGCTGCAGCAGTCACTGCCCTGGTGGGGTGGGTCGTACCAGGTGACGTTCAACAACCGCCGGAACGACAACAACAACGCCTTTGTCACCTTCAACCCGCAGTACAACACCCTGCTCAGCGCGCAGGTCGTGCAGCCGCTGATCCGCGGGCGGTCCACCGACGCGACCCGCACGCAGATCCGCATCACGCAGATCAACCGCGAGCTGTCGGACGTGCAGGTGCGCACGACGGTCACCAACACGCTGGCGCAGGTGCGCAACGCGTACTGGGACCTCGTCTTCGCGCGCGAGGTGGTCGACGTGGCGCAGCGCTCGCTGGCGCTGGCCGAGAAACTGGTCGAGGACAACAAGGTGCGCGTGGAGGTCGGCACGCTGGCGCCGATCGACGTGGTGCAGGCCGAGGCCGAGGCGGCCTCGCGGCGCCAGACGCTGGCGTCGCTGCAGGCGCAGCTCGAGACCGCGGAGCTGACGCTGAAGCGGCTGATCGTGTCGGGCACGAGCGACCCGCTGTGGACCTCGCGCCTCAACCCCGTCGACCGCCCGACGCTCACCGAGCAACCCGTGTCGATCGAGGAAGCGCTGAAGAACGCGTTGTCCAGCCGCACCGACCTGACCGAGCGGCGCCGCAACCTCGAGATCACCGACGCGAACCTGGCGCTGCTGAAGAACCAGCGGCTGATGTCGGCCAACCTGGTGGCCAACTACGGCGGCCAGGGCATCGGCGGCACGCGCATCATCCGGCAAGGCACCGGCGGTCCGATCATCGAGACCATCCCGGGCGGCTATGTGGATGCGCTCGACCTGATGTGGCAGCGCGAGTACCCCACGTGGACCGCACAGGTGCAGATCAGCTACCCGATCGGGCCCAACCCGCAAGCGGCGCAGTACGAGCGCGCCAGGATCGGACTCGAGCAGAGCCTCACGCAGATTCGCAGCCTGGAGTTGCAGATCGCGGCCGAGGTCACCAACGCCCGCCTGCAGGTCGACGCCAACCTGAAGCGGGTCGAGGCGGCGCGGGTCGCCCGTGAGCTCTCCCAGAAGCGCCTCGAGGCCGAGCAGAGCAAGTTCGACGTCGGCCTCTCGACCAACTACTTCGTGGTGCAGGCGCAGCGCGACCTGCTCACCGCCGAGAACGCGCTGCTGCGCGCCGCCCTCGACTATCAGAAGTCGCTCGTCGACTTCGAGCGGTCGCAGCTGACCTCGGGCCGCACCGGCGTGACGGTCATCACCACCGCCGGCGCGGGGAACGCGACGGGCACCGGGGGCAACACCACCACCAACACGGGTACGAACACGGGCGGCGCCGGCGGCAACACGGGCATCCCTGGGAGCGGAGGTCAGTGA
- a CDS encoding 4-hydroxy-3-methylbut-2-enyl diphosphate reductase, producing the protein MQPLIFRKGLDLKDAVKGELARDYHSDVVEQIRASDFRFEQGRLTIHLAREFGFCYGVDRAVDYAYQARKRFTDQRVFLTGEIIHNPHVNQKLRTAGIRFLSDPGEPSPDLGPGDVVIIPAFGVTVHELARLQERGCTLVDTTCGSVLNVWKNVTRYAREGFTAVIHGKVKHEETQATASQALKFPGGTYLVVLDKGEANEVCSYIRHGGDREAFLARFGKAVSAGFDPDRDLGRIGLANQTTMLMSESLEIADMLRDAMADRYGVEALAERYRAFDTICSATQERQDAVLSLLDTERLDVMVVVGGYNSSNTCNLARICAERVPTFHIADVDGLLSPSQVRHRPVPLTDRPAVPVAEITTEGWLPATGPVRIGLTAGASTPNNIIGMVVERLAAFAAAAPAVR; encoded by the coding sequence GTGCAACCACTCATCTTCCGGAAAGGCCTCGACCTCAAGGACGCCGTCAAGGGCGAACTCGCGCGTGACTATCACAGCGACGTCGTCGAGCAGATCCGGGCCAGCGACTTCCGCTTCGAACAGGGCCGGCTGACGATTCACCTGGCCCGCGAATTCGGCTTCTGCTACGGCGTGGACCGGGCGGTCGACTACGCGTACCAGGCGCGCAAGCGGTTCACCGACCAGCGCGTCTTCCTGACCGGCGAGATCATCCACAACCCGCACGTCAACCAGAAGCTCCGCACGGCGGGCATCCGCTTCCTGAGCGACCCGGGCGAGCCGTCGCCCGACCTCGGGCCGGGCGATGTGGTGATCATCCCGGCCTTCGGGGTGACGGTGCACGAACTGGCGCGGCTGCAGGAGCGGGGCTGCACGCTGGTCGACACCACGTGCGGTTCGGTCCTCAACGTGTGGAAGAACGTCACGCGCTATGCCCGCGAGGGCTTCACGGCGGTGATCCACGGCAAGGTCAAGCACGAGGAGACGCAGGCCACTGCGAGCCAGGCGCTGAAGTTCCCCGGCGGCACGTACCTGGTGGTGCTCGACAAGGGCGAGGCCAACGAGGTGTGCAGCTACATCCGCCACGGCGGCGACCGCGAGGCCTTCCTGGCGCGGTTCGGCAAGGCGGTGTCGGCCGGCTTCGATCCCGATCGGGATCTGGGCCGCATCGGCCTGGCCAACCAGACGACGATGCTGATGTCGGAGTCGCTGGAGATCGCGGACATGCTCCGCGACGCGATGGCCGACCGGTACGGCGTCGAGGCGCTCGCCGAGCGCTATCGCGCCTTCGACACCATCTGCTCGGCCACCCAGGAGCGCCAGGACGCCGTGCTGTCGCTGCTCGACACCGAGCGTCTCGACGTGATGGTGGTGGTCGGCGGGTACAACAGCAGCAACACCTGCAACCTCGCGCGCATCTGCGCCGAGCGCGTCCCCACGTTCCACATCGCCGACGTCGACGGCCTCCTGAGCCCGTCGCAGGTGCGTCATCGCCCGGTCCCGCTGACCGACCGCCCCGCGGTGCCGGTCGCCGAAATCACTACCGAAGGGTGGCTCCCGGCCACCGGTCCGGTGCGCATCGGCCTCACGGCCGGCGCGTCCACGCCGAACAACATCATCGGGATGGTCGTGGAACGCCTCGCGGCCTTCGCCGCGGCGGCGCCCGCCGTCAGGTAA
- a CDS encoding efflux RND transporter permease subunit encodes MSIPRTAIERPVTMFMISAVIVLLGAISLVQLPVDLLPDLTFPSLTVRVGYPGVGPREIEETITRPIEQTVSAVAGLDQLSSTSSEGSSTVRLNFVWGTDLGEAADDLRSRIDRIRGRLPEDADPPIIFKFDSSSWPIMTIAVSAEGDMNQVQLREMAERILSPRLERVNGVAAVTVQGGLRRQIRVDLSKEKITALGLPVDQIVRVLRTENQNIPVGEINEGSLTYLVRSPGQFNDLDEIRNLVVLTRDGVPVYMRDIAEVRDGTEDFRQFTRVNGKPGVQMRVTKQSGENTVAISEAVHREVTRINREVPGVQLTVSNDSAVFIEQSIASVREAVMLGSVLVIIIIFVFLRSWRSTLIICTSIPISIIGTFALLFFGGYTLNTMTFGGLALGVGMIVDASIVVLENTQRHLEMGKPVKQAAIEGSEEIWSAILASTLTHIAVFVPLFFLTGFSSVLFKQLSVVVVFSLLMSLFVAVTLVPVLCSLLMTAHDAEKERTGITGWLFTKSGNALDALDNRYARFLGLALRHRPTVLAFGASVFALSVFLFPYLKFELMPQTDEGEVRVDIELPVGTRVEQTQAAIIEIEDKIRKAVPEMVTIISQGGGGGFMGGASTHRGDLTIQLKPKAERTRSNEQIAQDLRRQLQGIPGVIARSRASGGSQLNRILGGNQDARLSLEIRGYDFDDAQRLVNQSEALLRTVPGIADVRRGRQDGRPELAVRVDRDKAAIFGLSVTGVADTLRTNVAGTQAAYYRERGQEYPIVVRLRQEDRSQISDVGDVLVSAPGNRVVPARSLLTVEPENSPVEIERKNQERIVRVNAELEVSLSEAVANVEKRLPELDVPSDFQVGFGAELEEQIKAFTQLKYLLLLAVILVYAVMASQYESFRDPFIIMFSIPLATIGVVGALLLTGTTFSLQAYIGVIMLAGIVVSNAILLVDYTSTLRHRDGMELFEAAVTAGRTRLRPIIMTTLTTILGLVPMAFEIGEGAELQAPLARVVIGGLMASTLITLIFVPTVYTLFEQGLKGLRRAPKVAPAEATANLKVGN; translated from the coding sequence ATGAGCATTCCTCGTACAGCCATCGAGCGCCCGGTCACGATGTTCATGATCAGCGCCGTCATCGTGCTGCTCGGCGCGATCTCGCTGGTCCAGTTGCCGGTCGACCTGCTGCCCGACCTCACCTTCCCGAGCCTCACGGTCCGCGTCGGGTATCCCGGCGTGGGTCCCCGCGAGATCGAGGAGACGATCACGCGCCCCATCGAGCAGACGGTGAGCGCGGTGGCCGGGCTCGACCAGCTGAGCTCGACCTCGTCGGAGGGCAGCAGCACGGTCCGCCTCAACTTCGTCTGGGGCACCGACCTCGGCGAGGCGGCCGACGACCTCCGGAGCCGCATCGACCGCATCCGCGGTCGCCTGCCGGAGGACGCCGACCCGCCGATCATCTTCAAGTTCGACTCCTCGTCCTGGCCGATCATGACGATCGCCGTCTCGGCCGAGGGCGACATGAACCAGGTGCAGTTGCGCGAGATGGCCGAGCGCATCCTGTCGCCGCGGCTCGAACGGGTCAACGGCGTCGCGGCGGTCACCGTGCAGGGCGGCCTGCGGCGCCAGATCCGGGTCGATCTCTCGAAGGAGAAGATCACCGCGCTCGGGTTGCCCGTCGACCAGATCGTGCGCGTGCTGCGCACCGAGAACCAGAACATCCCGGTCGGCGAGATCAACGAAGGGTCGCTCACCTACCTGGTTCGCAGCCCGGGCCAGTTCAACGACCTCGACGAGATCCGCAACCTGGTCGTGCTGACGCGCGACGGCGTGCCCGTCTACATGCGCGACATCGCCGAGGTGCGCGACGGCACCGAGGACTTCCGCCAGTTCACGCGCGTCAACGGCAAGCCGGGCGTCCAGATGCGCGTGACCAAGCAGTCGGGCGAGAACACGGTGGCCATCTCGGAAGCGGTGCACCGCGAAGTCACCCGCATCAACCGCGAGGTGCCCGGCGTGCAGCTCACGGTCTCCAACGACAGCGCGGTGTTCATCGAGCAGTCGATCGCCTCGGTGCGCGAGGCCGTGATGCTCGGCTCGGTGCTGGTCATCATCATCATCTTCGTGTTCCTGCGCAGCTGGCGCTCGACGCTGATCATCTGCACGTCGATCCCGATCTCGATCATCGGCACGTTCGCGCTGCTGTTCTTCGGCGGCTACACGCTGAACACGATGACCTTCGGCGGCCTGGCGCTCGGCGTCGGCATGATCGTCGACGCCTCGATCGTCGTGCTCGAGAACACGCAGCGCCACCTCGAGATGGGCAAGCCCGTGAAGCAGGCGGCCATCGAGGGCAGCGAGGAGATCTGGAGCGCCATCCTCGCCTCGACGCTCACCCACATCGCCGTGTTCGTGCCGCTGTTCTTCCTCACCGGCTTCTCGAGCGTGCTGTTCAAGCAGCTCTCGGTGGTGGTGGTCTTCTCGCTGCTGATGTCGCTCTTCGTCGCCGTCACCCTCGTGCCCGTGCTGTGCTCGCTGCTGATGACGGCCCACGACGCGGAGAAGGAGCGCACCGGGATCACCGGCTGGCTGTTCACCAAGAGCGGCAACGCCCTCGACGCCCTCGACAACCGCTACGCGAGGTTCCTCGGCCTCGCGCTGCGGCACCGGCCGACGGTGCTCGCCTTCGGCGCGTCGGTGTTCGCCCTGTCGGTGTTCCTGTTCCCGTACCTGAAGTTCGAGCTGATGCCGCAGACCGACGAGGGCGAGGTCCGCGTCGACATCGAGCTGCCGGTCGGCACGCGCGTCGAGCAGACGCAGGCCGCGATCATCGAGATCGAGGACAAGATCCGCAAGGCCGTGCCCGAGATGGTGACCATCATCTCGCAGGGCGGCGGCGGCGGCTTCATGGGCGGCGCGAGCACGCACCGCGGCGACCTCACGATCCAGCTCAAGCCGAAGGCCGAGCGCACTCGCTCCAACGAGCAGATCGCGCAGGATTTGCGCCGCCAGCTGCAGGGCATTCCCGGCGTCATCGCGCGCTCGCGCGCCTCGGGCGGCTCCCAGCTGAACCGCATCCTCGGCGGCAACCAGGACGCGCGCCTCTCGCTCGAGATCCGCGGCTACGACTTCGACGACGCCCAGCGACTGGTCAACCAGTCCGAGGCACTGCTGCGCACCGTGCCTGGCATCGCCGACGTGCGGCGGGGTCGCCAGGACGGGCGCCCCGAACTCGCCGTGCGCGTCGATCGCGACAAGGCCGCCATCTTCGGGCTCAGCGTGACCGGCGTGGCCGACACGCTGCGCACCAACGTGGCCGGCACGCAGGCGGCGTACTACCGCGAGCGCGGCCAGGAGTACCCGATCGTCGTGCGCCTCCGGCAGGAGGACCGCTCGCAGATCTCCGACGTGGGCGACGTGCTCGTGAGCGCCCCTGGCAACCGCGTGGTGCCCGCCCGCAGCCTGCTGACGGTGGAGCCGGAGAACAGCCCGGTGGAGATCGAACGCAAGAACCAGGAGCGCATCGTGCGCGTCAACGCCGAGCTCGAGGTGAGCCTCTCGGAAGCGGTCGCCAACGTCGAGAAGCGGCTCCCCGAACTCGACGTGCCCAGCGACTTCCAGGTCGGCTTCGGCGCCGAGCTCGAGGAGCAGATCAAGGCCTTCACGCAGCTGAAGTACCTGCTGCTCCTCGCCGTGATCCTGGTCTATGCAGTGATGGCCTCGCAGTACGAGTCGTTCCGCGACCCGTTCATCATCATGTTCTCGATCCCGCTGGCCACCATCGGCGTGGTCGGGGCGCTCCTGCTGACCGGGACCACGTTCAGCCTGCAGGCCTACATCGGGGTCATCATGCTGGCCGGCATCGTCGTGTCCAACGCCATCCTGCTGGTGGACTACACCTCGACGCTGCGGCACCGCGACGGCATGGAGTTGTTCGAGGCAGCGGTGACCGCCGGTCGGACGCGCCTGCGCCCGATCATCATGACCACCCTGACGACGATCCTGGGCCTGGTGCCGATGGCCTTCGAGATCGGCGAGGGCGCCGAACTGCAGGCACCGCTGGCCCGCGTGGTGATCGGCGGCCTCATGGCCTCGACGCTCATCACGCTGATCTTCGTGCCGACGGTCTACACGCTGTTCGAGCAGGGCCTCAAGGGACTGCGCCGCGCCCCGAAGGTCGCGCCCGCCGAGGCGACCGCGAACCTGAAGGTCGGCAACTAG
- a CDS encoding Spy/CpxP family protein refolding chaperone has protein sequence MRMLVTGAACLVALAMSLGPSLAGTSEGQRPSKWWQNPVCKARVGLTDAQTAEIERIFQSVRDELRAEKAELEKQEATLSRLLAESSDDEAVVVRTIDRVEAARSALAKTRTLMLYRMHRLLSPEQRVKLEAFEREQARAAEATAPQPPSRPRE, from the coding sequence ATGAGGATGCTGGTGACGGGAGCCGCGTGTCTGGTGGCCCTGGCGATGAGCCTGGGCCCGAGCCTCGCGGGGACCTCCGAGGGCCAACGGCCCTCGAAGTGGTGGCAGAACCCGGTCTGCAAGGCCCGGGTGGGATTGACCGACGCCCAGACGGCGGAGATCGAACGGATTTTCCAGTCGGTCCGCGACGAGTTGCGCGCCGAGAAGGCGGAACTGGAGAAGCAGGAAGCGACGCTGTCACGGTTGCTCGCCGAGTCCAGCGACGACGAAGCGGTCGTCGTGCGGACCATCGATCGGGTCGAGGCGGCCCGGAGCGCGCTGGCCAAGACACGGACGTTGATGCTGTACCGGATGCACCGGCTGCTGTCGCCCGAGCAACGGGTGAAGCTGGAGGCATTCGAGCGGGAACAGGCGCGGGCGGCCGAGGCGACCGCGCCGCAGCCCCCCTCCCGGCCGCGCGAGTGA
- a CDS encoding efflux RND transporter periplasmic adaptor subunit, whose amino-acid sequence MRKWAVAVALVVVTSIGMVACGGSTDGAAGKAGPGGGQAKAGGPGMGMAQPPMTVELAKVTRASLQAYVEVVGSLVGAATVDVVPRAQGRLQSINVRIGDAVSKGQVLAKVEDQEIREQLRQSDASYEVARATIRQREADLSFAKTNLDRNKSLFDRQLLPRQSLDDAEARYQAAQAQLDLAQAQLAAASSRREELRINLSNTTVNSPVTGFVAKRLVDPGAFVTQNVQLLSVVDISIVRLVVNLVERDLRKVSVGAGAAVTVDAYPGETFSGRVARVAPVLDPATRTAEMEVEIPNPTGRLKPGMYARVRLISANKDDALVIPKSAIVTSQGQRGVFLVQKGQAVFRGVEFGLEEPDRIEVTDGLNEGDEVVTTGATGLRDGAKVLLAGAGRGPGGGRGPAGQAGPGGPRGGAPAAGAGTPKSASAR is encoded by the coding sequence ATGCGGAAGTGGGCGGTCGCAGTCGCGCTCGTGGTCGTCACGAGCATCGGGATGGTCGCCTGCGGCGGCAGCACGGACGGCGCGGCTGGCAAGGCGGGCCCCGGTGGCGGCCAGGCCAAGGCCGGCGGCCCCGGCATGGGCATGGCGCAGCCGCCGATGACCGTCGAGCTCGCCAAGGTCACGCGCGCCTCGCTGCAGGCCTACGTCGAGGTCGTCGGCAGCCTCGTGGGCGCCGCGACGGTCGACGTCGTCCCGCGCGCGCAGGGCCGCCTGCAGAGCATCAACGTGCGCATCGGCGACGCGGTGAGCAAGGGTCAGGTGCTGGCCAAGGTCGAGGACCAGGAGATCCGCGAGCAGTTGCGACAATCGGACGCGTCCTACGAGGTCGCCCGCGCGACCATCCGCCAACGCGAGGCCGACCTGTCGTTTGCCAAGACCAACCTCGATCGCAACAAGAGCCTCTTCGACCGGCAGCTCCTGCCCCGCCAGTCGCTCGACGACGCCGAGGCGCGCTACCAGGCCGCGCAGGCCCAGCTGGACCTCGCGCAGGCGCAGTTGGCCGCGGCCTCCTCGCGCCGCGAGGAGCTCCGCATCAACCTGTCCAACACGACGGTCAACTCGCCGGTGACGGGCTTTGTCGCCAAGCGCCTGGTGGATCCGGGCGCCTTCGTGACGCAGAACGTGCAGTTGCTCTCGGTGGTCGACATCTCCATCGTCCGCCTGGTGGTGAACCTGGTGGAGCGCGACCTGCGCAAGGTCAGCGTCGGGGCGGGCGCGGCGGTCACCGTCGATGCCTATCCCGGCGAGACGTTCTCGGGCCGCGTGGCCCGCGTCGCCCCGGTGCTCGACCCGGCGACGCGCACCGCGGAGATGGAGGTCGAGATTCCCAACCCGACCGGCCGCCTCAAGCCCGGCATGTACGCCCGGGTGCGCCTCATCAGCGCCAACAAGGACGATGCGCTGGTCATCCCGAAGTCGGCGATCGTCACCTCGCAGGGCCAGCGCGGCGTCTTCCTGGTGCAGAAGGGTCAGGCGGTGTTCCGCGGGGTCGAGTTCGGCCTCGAGGAGCCGGACCGGATCGAGGTCACCGATGGTCTGAATGAGGGCGACGAGGTCGTCACCACCGGCGCCACGGGCCTGCGCGACGGCGCCAAGGTGCTGCTCGCGGGCGCGGGCCGCGGTCCTGGCGGCGGCCGGGGGCCTGCCGGCCAGGCCGGCCCCGGTGGCCCGCGCGGCGGCGCGCCTGCCGCGGGCGCCGGCACGCCCAAGTCCGCGTCGGCGCGGTAG